In Pseudomonadales bacterium, a single window of DNA contains:
- a CDS encoding biopolymer transporter ExbD — protein MLDFVINLLIFFIVTAVFVKATAVVVNRPTSFEQSTENDSKSIQIQVLENGEVWVDNRSIDVRAVRANVERMSAVNADAGVLILANEMAPMDVVVAVVDEVHLGGIYNITFSTNN, from the coding sequence ATGCTGGACTTTGTCATCAACCTGCTGATCTTCTTCATCGTGACCGCAGTGTTCGTGAAGGCAACTGCCGTCGTGGTGAATCGACCGACCAGCTTCGAGCAGTCGACCGAGAACGATTCGAAGAGCATCCAGATCCAGGTGCTCGAGAACGGTGAGGTCTGGGTGGACAACCGCTCGATCGACGTGCGTGCCGTGCGTGCGAACGTGGAACGCATGAGCGCCGTGAATGCCGATGCCGGTGTGCTGATATTGGCAAACGAGATGGCACCGATGGATGTTGTCGTCGCGGTAGTGGACGAAGTTCACCTGGGCGGCATCTACAACATCACCTTCTCGACCAACAACTAG
- a CDS encoding alanine:cation symporter family protein, with amino-acid sequence MRLIALLGLGAGALPHQANAAAGSSIDHQIADGFAPFADAVARFVFAAIDFGGFTVPWILFWLIVAGIFCTFYFRFINLRGMAQGMRIIRGDYDRPEHHGDTSHFQALATALSGTVGLGNIAGVAVAVTIGGPGAAFWMIVAALLGMATKFCECTLAVKFRHYRPDGSVSGGPMYYLTHGIAAEYPHLAPLGRVLGVLFAVLCLFGTIGCGNFFQVNQAYHQLLLITGAEHSLLAGRAWLFGAVIAIATGLVVLGGIQRIARVTDRLVPLMTILYLAAGLVVLGSNARAIPDAFGLIFSGAFTAAGVQGGVLGAILQGFRRAAFSNEAGIGSAPIAHASVKTDEPLTEGLVALWEPFIDTVIICTMTALVITVAGVGNPLPQAQGVALTSAAFATVMPWFPYVLAVVVLLFAYSTMIAYCYYGTKAANYLFGETVTVDVSYKLFYLAVTIFGVTMDFSELVDFADAIYFLMAVPNIVGLYLLAPVVKREMDSYFLRLARGEIRPTREAPEYLPGSP; translated from the coding sequence ATGCGCCTGATCGCACTGCTCGGCCTTGGCGCAGGCGCGCTGCCACACCAGGCCAACGCTGCAGCCGGAAGCAGCATCGACCACCAGATCGCGGACGGCTTTGCGCCGTTTGCCGATGCGGTGGCCCGCTTCGTATTTGCGGCGATCGATTTCGGCGGATTCACCGTGCCGTGGATCCTGTTCTGGCTGATCGTCGCCGGCATTTTCTGCACGTTCTACTTCCGCTTCATCAATCTGCGCGGCATGGCGCAGGGCATGCGGATCATCCGTGGAGACTACGACCGGCCGGAGCATCACGGAGACACCAGCCACTTCCAGGCTCTTGCCACCGCGCTTTCGGGAACCGTAGGGCTCGGCAACATCGCCGGCGTCGCCGTTGCCGTCACGATCGGTGGGCCGGGAGCCGCCTTCTGGATGATCGTCGCCGCGCTGCTCGGCATGGCGACCAAGTTCTGCGAATGCACGCTGGCAGTGAAGTTTCGTCATTACCGTCCCGACGGTTCGGTCTCGGGTGGACCGATGTATTACCTCACGCACGGAATTGCAGCCGAATACCCGCACCTGGCACCACTGGGGCGCGTGCTCGGCGTGCTGTTTGCCGTGCTCTGTCTGTTCGGAACGATCGGTTGCGGCAACTTCTTCCAGGTCAATCAGGCGTACCACCAACTGCTGCTGATCACGGGCGCTGAGCACAGCCTGCTTGCAGGCCGTGCCTGGCTGTTCGGTGCGGTCATCGCGATCGCAACCGGACTGGTCGTGCTCGGAGGCATCCAGCGCATAGCACGCGTGACCGACAGGCTGGTCCCGCTGATGACGATCCTCTACCTCGCAGCCGGCCTGGTCGTGCTTGGCAGCAACGCCCGCGCGATTCCGGATGCCTTCGGCTTGATCTTCAGCGGAGCATTCACTGCGGCAGGCGTGCAGGGCGGCGTACTTGGCGCCATCCTGCAGGGCTTTCGGCGTGCCGCGTTCTCGAACGAAGCCGGAATCGGTTCGGCACCGATTGCGCATGCCAGCGTGAAGACCGACGAACCGCTGACCGAAGGACTCGTGGCGCTGTGGGAGCCGTTCATCGACACGGTGATCATCTGCACGATGACGGCGCTCGTGATCACGGTTGCCGGAGTCGGGAATCCGCTGCCACAGGCACAGGGCGTTGCCCTCACCTCGGCCGCGTTCGCGACCGTGATGCCGTGGTTCCCTTACGTGCTGGCCGTGGTCGTGCTGTTGTTCGCCTATTCGACGATGATCGCCTACTGCTACTACGGCACCAAGGCGGCGAATTACCTGTTCGGGGAAACCGTCACGGTCGACGTGTCATACAAGCTTTTCTATCTGGCGGTGACGATCTTCGGCGTCACGATGGACTTCTCCGAGCTGGTCGATTTCGCCGACGCGATCTACTTCCTGATGGCGGTACCGAACATCGTTGGCCTGTACCTGCTCGCGCCGGTCGTCAAGCGCGAGATGGACTCTTACTTCCTCCGCCTTGCGCGGGGAGAAATCCGACCGACACGCGAAGCGCCGGAGTACCTGCCGGGATCACCCTGA
- a CDS encoding energy transducer TonB, with amino-acid sequence MIIRLPIALLLGSLLALSMFWVLWHLISRPYEGEGVREATRIEFTRMRKDTEVASKREQKVERERPPPTPEAPKMSFATSGNVDSNVAMLAPRVDAGSAMSKMSLSAGSDRDTIPLVRVPPDYPPRALSRGLEGWVQVQFTITGTGSVKDAVVVKSSSKIFEDAAIKSILRWRYNPKVEGGVAVERVGVQTIIRFTLEN; translated from the coding sequence TTGATCATCAGGTTACCAATCGCGCTGCTGCTCGGCAGCCTGCTGGCTTTATCGATGTTCTGGGTGCTCTGGCATCTGATCAGTCGACCCTATGAGGGTGAGGGCGTGCGGGAGGCAACTCGTATCGAGTTCACGCGCATGCGCAAGGACACCGAAGTTGCCAGCAAGCGCGAGCAGAAGGTCGAGCGCGAGCGCCCACCGCCCACTCCCGAGGCGCCGAAGATGTCCTTTGCCACCAGTGGCAACGTGGACAGCAACGTTGCGATGCTCGCGCCGCGAGTCGATGCGGGATCGGCGATGTCGAAGATGTCGCTGAGTGCGGGGTCCGACCGCGACACGATCCCCCTGGTGCGCGTGCCTCCGGATTATCCGCCGCGCGCACTGAGCCGTGGCCTGGAGGGTTGGGTCCAGGTGCAGTTCACGATCACGGGTACGGGGTCGGTGAAGGACGCGGTCGTGGTCAAGTCGTCCAGCAAGATCTTTGAAGACGCGGCGATCAAGTCGATCCTGCGCTGGCGCTACAACCCGAAGGTCGAGGGTGGTGTAGCGGTGGAGCGCGTCGGCGTCCAAACCATCATCCGCTTCACTCTGGAGAACTAG
- a CDS encoding DUF3450 domain-containing protein — translation MPISRRDGRFSGRLCQLAPLVLAFSLCAGGSGVLADETAATRYAQLLGDAEGIAAYNGLVERQIGVQGEELQELEAQIATLDQTAADMPALLQRMFEKLEQFVAKDLPFLDTVSDRKARVERIRELMNSETASQGERFRRLIEAYQIEIDYGRNMADYKSTLPDGREADFVRVGRVALLYLTADGTEAGYWDAERGEWVVDNDYQSVISKALRMARKELAPDVIEIPIPAAKEVGS, via the coding sequence ATGCCAATATCAAGGCGTGACGGACGGTTTTCGGGGAGACTGTGTCAGCTGGCACCTCTGGTGCTCGCGTTCAGTCTGTGCGCTGGTGGCAGTGGGGTGCTGGCGGATGAGACCGCTGCGACCCGGTACGCGCAGTTGCTTGGTGATGCCGAAGGCATTGCTGCGTACAACGGCCTGGTCGAGCGCCAGATCGGAGTGCAGGGCGAGGAGCTGCAGGAACTGGAGGCGCAGATCGCGACGCTGGATCAGACCGCTGCGGACATGCCGGCGTTGTTGCAGCGTATGTTCGAGAAGCTCGAGCAGTTCGTTGCGAAGGATCTGCCTTTCCTGGATACGGTTTCCGACCGCAAGGCTCGAGTCGAACGCATCCGCGAGCTGATGAACAGTGAAACGGCGTCTCAGGGCGAACGCTTCCGTCGCCTCATCGAGGCTTACCAGATCGAGATCGACTACGGTCGCAATATGGCCGATTACAAGTCGACCCTGCCCGATGGGCGCGAGGCCGACTTCGTGCGGGTTGGACGGGTGGCCTTGCTGTATCTGACGGCCGACGGTACCGAGGCGGGGTACTGGGATGCCGAGCGAGGCGAATGGGTGGTGGACAACGACTACCAGTCCGTGATTTCCAAGGCGTTGCGAATGGCGCGCAAGGAACTCGCACCCGACGTGATCGAGATTCCGATACCTGCAGCGAAGGAGGTAGGCTCGTGA
- a CDS encoding biopolymer transporter ExbD, which translates to MALKKHTAASEDHGIDLAPMLDFTINLLIFFIIITSFVKEPGVTVFRPIASTAEERPSGNLMIAVRENGDIWIDRRQIDLREVRGIMERLHVERPDDSVVIIPDRAARAGVVAKVMDEVRLGGIKDMAIAADTQAHGG; encoded by the coding sequence ATGGCGCTCAAGAAACACACGGCGGCGAGTGAGGATCACGGCATCGACCTGGCGCCGATGCTGGACTTCACGATCAACCTGTTGATCTTCTTCATCATCATCACGTCCTTCGTGAAGGAACCCGGGGTGACCGTATTCAGGCCGATCGCTTCCACGGCCGAGGAAAGGCCGTCCGGAAACCTGATGATTGCGGTACGGGAAAACGGTGATATCTGGATCGATCGCCGGCAGATCGATCTTCGTGAAGTACGCGGAATCATGGAGCGTCTGCACGTCGAACGTCCGGACGACAGTGTGGTCATCATCCCCGACAGGGCGGCGCGTGCCGGTGTTGTCGCAAAGGTGATGGACGAGGTTCGTCTGGGTGGTATCAAGGACATGGCAATTGCTGCCGATACGCAAGCGCACGGCGGCTGA
- a CDS encoding DUF3450 domain-containing protein — protein MTPSKSRITRALALLVSAGAVALVAAPAGAQTLDSAVAAQGEADKAAATSQKRINEIRDRLQDASSRYAAAQADADSLEKYNAQLEKQVTAQRDEMASIEKQLLDIETTNREVQPLMQRMVDALERFIALDVPFLLEERTQRVKSLQEMMTRADVTISEKYRRIMEAYQIELENGRTLDSYDGVLTKDGVERTVSFVRLGRISLMYQSLDGAETGYWDAASKQWVVDNSYAAAVAEARRVAKKDGAPDLLTIPVPAPQEVVQ, from the coding sequence ATGACTCCTTCCAAATCCAGGATCACGAGGGCACTCGCCCTTCTGGTCAGTGCCGGTGCCGTCGCGCTGGTTGCAGCGCCTGCCGGTGCGCAGACGCTCGATTCGGCAGTTGCCGCACAGGGCGAGGCCGACAAGGCTGCAGCGACCTCACAGAAACGCATCAACGAGATCCGCGATCGCCTGCAGGATGCCTCGAGCCGTTATGCAGCCGCGCAGGCCGACGCCGACAGTCTCGAGAAGTACAACGCACAGCTCGAGAAGCAGGTCACTGCGCAGCGTGACGAGATGGCTTCCATCGAGAAGCAGTTGCTCGACATCGAGACAACCAACCGCGAAGTGCAGCCGCTGATGCAGCGCATGGTCGATGCACTGGAGCGTTTCATCGCACTGGACGTGCCGTTCCTGCTCGAGGAGCGTACGCAACGCGTGAAGTCGCTGCAGGAGATGATGACGCGTGCCGACGTGACGATCTCTGAGAAGTACCGCCGCATCATGGAGGCGTACCAGATCGAGCTGGAGAATGGGCGCACGCTCGACAGCTATGACGGTGTCCTTACCAAGGATGGTGTCGAGCGGACCGTGTCCTTCGTGCGGCTCGGGCGAATCTCGCTGATGTACCAGTCGCTCGACGGGGCCGAGACCGGTTACTGGGATGCAGCTTCGAAACAGTGGGTGGTGGATAACAGCTACGCCGCTGCGGTCGCCGAGGCCCGTCGGGTTGCCAAGAAGGACGGGGCGCCCGATCTGTTGACCATTCCAGTTCCCGCGCCGCAGGAGGTAGTGCAGTGA
- a CDS encoding DUF481 domain-containing protein — MHRRASHFRTTLTLLALAATPSLNADTVHLQGGDRITGTIVSKIGDVLTLKTTYAGDVKITWSQVESVETDTPARFILKDRTAMDAQATRAAGTAVVLKAGELITTAPVALADIEYINPPPEVSGEGVSVGGHANLGLTANRGNTDNDQLFYDVEAVIRSVKNRFTIGATGTNKQEDGRDTARGNRAHFKYDHFIDDKWYAYANTDVEQDDFKDLNLRTTIGTGAGYQFWETPERNLALEGGVTYVNEDYDIAEDDDFMAGRWALRYTQLLFGSTTQFFHMHEGIVSVDDPDDTLIRMQTGLRFPLVENLNATIQYNIDWQNNPPPGFKRTDSGYIVSVGYLW, encoded by the coding sequence ATGCACCGACGCGCGAGCCATTTCCGCACCACCCTCACACTGCTGGCGCTTGCAGCGACACCAAGCCTCAATGCAGACACCGTGCACCTGCAGGGTGGAGATCGTATCACTGGTACGATCGTGTCCAAGATCGGCGATGTGTTGACCCTCAAGACGACTTACGCGGGCGACGTGAAGATCACCTGGTCACAGGTCGAGTCGGTGGAAACCGACACACCCGCGCGCTTCATCCTCAAGGATCGCACCGCGATGGACGCCCAGGCCACGCGTGCGGCCGGAACGGCCGTAGTGCTGAAGGCCGGAGAGCTGATCACCACCGCTCCGGTGGCACTGGCCGACATCGAATACATCAATCCGCCGCCCGAGGTGAGCGGCGAAGGTGTCAGCGTCGGCGGGCACGCGAACCTCGGCCTGACCGCCAACCGCGGCAATACCGACAATGATCAGTTGTTCTACGACGTCGAAGCGGTGATCCGCAGCGTCAAGAACCGCTTCACGATCGGCGCTACCGGAACCAACAAGCAGGAAGATGGCAGGGACACGGCACGCGGCAACCGCGCCCACTTCAAATACGACCACTTCATCGATGACAAGTGGTACGCCTACGCGAATACGGACGTCGAGCAGGACGATTTCAAGGACCTCAACCTGCGCACGACGATCGGTACCGGAGCGGGCTATCAGTTCTGGGAAACACCGGAGCGCAATCTGGCGCTGGAAGGCGGCGTCACCTACGTGAACGAAGACTACGACATCGCCGAGGATGATGATTTCATGGCCGGCCGCTGGGCGCTGCGTTACACGCAGTTACTGTTCGGCAGCACGACCCAGTTCTTCCACATGCACGAAGGCATCGTCAGCGTCGATGATCCGGATGACACCCTGATTCGCATGCAGACCGGGCTGCGTTTTCCACTGGTCGAAAACCTGAACGCAACGATCCAGTACAACATCGACTGGCAGAACAACCCGCCGCCGGGCTTCAAGCGGACCGACAGCGGCTACATCGTCAGCGTCGGCTATCTCTGGTAG
- a CDS encoding YebC/PmpR family DNA-binding transcriptional regulator has protein sequence MGAQWKAKPRADAAAAKGRIFTKLAKEIMVAARGGADPDTNSRLRKAVEQARRASMPRETLERAIKKGAGLLDEAVHYELVTYEGFAPHQVPVIVECLTDNKNRAAMSIRMLFRKGLLGNSGSVSWDFRYLGMIEARPERPDADPELAAIEAGAQDLEPVEDGLWLFLTEPTDLDAVSRALPAYGFVVQSAVLGYKPNNPVTLDAAAARVEVEAFLEALDADDDVQNVYAALVAG, from the coding sequence ATGGGAGCTCAGTGGAAAGCCAAGCCGCGTGCGGATGCTGCTGCGGCCAAGGGTCGAATCTTCACCAAGCTGGCCAAGGAAATCATGGTCGCGGCACGCGGGGGGGCTGATCCCGATACCAATTCGCGGCTGCGCAAGGCGGTTGAACAGGCAAGGCGAGCCTCGATGCCGCGTGAGACGCTGGAGCGTGCTATCAAGAAGGGTGCCGGCCTGCTCGACGAGGCGGTCCATTACGAGTTGGTGACGTATGAGGGTTTTGCGCCGCATCAGGTCCCGGTGATCGTCGAGTGCCTCACCGACAACAAGAATCGTGCCGCGATGAGCATCCGCATGCTGTTTCGCAAGGGCCTGCTTGGCAATTCCGGTTCGGTTTCCTGGGATTTCAGGTATCTCGGCATGATCGAGGCGCGGCCGGAACGTCCGGATGCGGATCCCGAACTGGCGGCCATCGAGGCTGGCGCGCAGGACCTCGAACCCGTGGAAGACGGCCTGTGGCTGTTCCTGACCGAACCGACCGATCTGGATGCGGTGAGCCGTGCGTTGCCCGCGTACGGATTCGTGGTGCAATCGGCAGTGCTGGGCTACAAGCCGAACAATCCGGTGACGCTGGATGCAGCTGCAGCGCGTGTCGAGGTAGAGGCCTTCCTCGAGGCACTGGATGCCGACGATGACGTGCAGAACGTCTATGCGGCGCTGGTGGCTGGCTGA
- a CDS encoding MotA/TolQ/ExbB proton channel family protein, producing MINLRNMLKYAVAASLLQFGAVTHAADSLDALLKEVQSGRGAERQAFEQAKTKFNAAGEAEQQKMLQEAQARRDTLDARSKQLSSQFSENEIKTNELDKQLREKASGLGLAEIFGLAHQAAGDNAVTLEQSLISTQFPPASGEKDRSTVLREFGASKNVPVTADIERLWFELQREMVASGQVAKYRAAVIAPGGEKHEQEVIRIGPFVASSEGKVLQYLPGLQSLSVFPRQPPAHILGFVKKLESTSSGYVQAVVDSTRGVLMALYVERPTWVQRIEHGEQVNYVILLVGAVGLICFFYQLVYLLLVRMRVSAQLKHLDRPVKDNPLGRVLLAFSSDSNKIEQSADVAELRIAEAVSREIPKLERFQSLLRLSVAAGPLLGLIGTVLGMIMTFQAITESGSGDPKLMAHGIGAAMIATVLGLGIAIPLLFANALLTSLSSGMNQVIEEQSAGMLAENIERQRRA from the coding sequence GTGATCAATTTGCGCAACATGCTCAAGTACGCAGTGGCAGCCTCGCTGCTGCAGTTCGGTGCGGTCACTCATGCCGCCGACTCGCTCGACGCGCTGTTGAAGGAAGTGCAGAGTGGCCGCGGTGCCGAGCGCCAGGCCTTCGAACAGGCGAAGACGAAGTTCAACGCGGCCGGCGAAGCCGAACAGCAGAAAATGCTGCAGGAGGCACAGGCCCGGCGCGACACCCTGGACGCCCGGTCCAAGCAGTTGTCGTCGCAGTTTTCCGAAAACGAGATCAAGACCAACGAGCTCGACAAGCAGTTGCGCGAAAAGGCAAGCGGTCTGGGGCTTGCCGAGATCTTCGGATTGGCGCATCAGGCCGCGGGCGACAACGCGGTGACACTCGAACAGTCGCTGATCTCGACGCAGTTCCCGCCGGCCAGCGGCGAGAAGGATCGCTCGACGGTGTTGCGCGAATTCGGTGCATCCAAAAATGTGCCGGTAACTGCGGATATCGAGCGTCTCTGGTTCGAGCTGCAGCGTGAAATGGTCGCCAGTGGCCAGGTGGCGAAGTATCGTGCAGCGGTGATCGCACCGGGTGGTGAAAAGCACGAGCAGGAAGTGATCCGGATTGGCCCCTTCGTCGCCAGCTCGGAGGGCAAGGTATTGCAGTACCTGCCCGGCCTGCAATCGCTGAGTGTCTTCCCGCGCCAGCCACCGGCGCATATTCTCGGCTTCGTGAAGAAGCTCGAGTCGACCAGCAGCGGATACGTCCAGGCGGTCGTCGACTCGACTCGCGGCGTGCTGATGGCGCTCTATGTGGAACGTCCGACCTGGGTGCAGCGCATCGAGCACGGCGAACAGGTGAACTACGTGATTCTGCTGGTCGGGGCGGTCGGTCTGATCTGCTTCTTCTATCAGCTCGTCTATCTGCTCCTTGTGCGCATGCGGGTCAGCGCGCAGTTGAAGCATCTCGACCGACCGGTCAAGGACAATCCGCTCGGCCGGGTACTGCTCGCCTTCTCCAGTGATTCGAACAAGATCGAACAGAGTGCCGATGTTGCGGAACTGCGGATTGCCGAGGCGGTTTCACGCGAGATTCCGAAGCTCGAACGCTTCCAGTCGCTGCTGCGCCTGTCGGTGGCCGCGGGCCCGCTGCTTGGCCTGATCGGTACCGTGCTGGGCATGATCATGACGTTCCAGGCGATCACCGAATCCGGTTCGGGTGATCCCAAGCTGATGGCGCACGGTATTGGCGCGGCGATGATTGCGACGGTTCTGGGTCTGGGCATCGCGATTCCCCTGCTGTTTGCAAATGCCCTGCTGACATCGTTGTCGTCGGGTATGAACCAGGTGATCGAAGAACAGTCGGCCGGCATGCTGGCCGAGAACATCGAGAGGCAGCGCCGTGCTTGA
- a CDS encoding MotA/TolQ/ExbB proton channel family protein — MLDSIPLVRAIVHLVEDGGPFVALIFASGVLLWALVFERWWFFRTQLPRLAAGIQQEWAARKDHDTWCARQIRQALISRVNAAMKAGFPVLQVLVPMAPLLGLIGTVTGMLEVFDSMALRGNADARAMASGVSEAMICTMTGLAVSVSGLYPVHYFRTRAEHETELLADRLPL, encoded by the coding sequence GTGCTTGACTCCATTCCGCTGGTACGCGCCATCGTCCATCTGGTGGAAGATGGCGGACCGTTCGTCGCGTTGATCTTCGCCTCGGGTGTGCTGCTGTGGGCGTTGGTGTTCGAGCGCTGGTGGTTTTTCCGTACCCAGTTGCCGCGCCTTGCCGCCGGTATCCAGCAGGAGTGGGCAGCACGCAAGGACCACGACACGTGGTGCGCCCGGCAGATTCGTCAGGCATTGATTTCACGAGTCAATGCGGCGATGAAGGCAGGATTCCCCGTGTTGCAGGTCCTGGTGCCGATGGCGCCGCTGCTCGGGCTGATCGGCACGGTGACCGGCATGCTCGAGGTGTTCGACTCGATGGCACTGCGCGGCAATGCCGATGCACGCGCCATGGCGAGCGGGGTATCCGAGGCGATGATCTGCACGATGACGGGATTGGCAGTGAGTGTATCGGGGCTGTACCCGGTCCATTACTTCCGCACTCGTGCCGAACACGAAACTGAACTTCTAGCTGACAGGTTGCCATTGTAA
- a CDS encoding MotA/TolQ/ExbB proton channel family protein produces MRNTRGFLIVLAVVCMLLPAQESFAAVSMADLQRQAQQMRDREAKLWRDREVQQNAELQKQLAAAEQAVQRRARADARSKALDTEWNANDQRIQDMQALLHQYQGNLGELFGVTRQVAGDSASVLHQSLQSLQFATSEGEESREDLMRRIAAAKTLPSFDDLSRMWYELQREMTESGKVVRFKGPVLKPDAEQPTEEEIVRVGPYIAVSGGKYLAYDPMRGYLKELSPQLGGARAAIAARLEKATGGYVKAVVDPARGPLLELVSERPDLIQRIQNGEVIGYLIIFVGVLGALLALFQYVYLVITRMSVVAQLRNLAKPTPNNPLGRVLLAFQGEGKAANPEVAELVMSEAVLREMPRLLRFQAFVRLCIAAGPLLGLVGTVVGMIITFHAITATGSSDPKLMAQGIGQAMIATVLGLGIAIPLLFINFGLTALSNGVTQVLDEQAQAVLADELKKHQG; encoded by the coding sequence GTGAGGAATACTCGTGGTTTTCTCATCGTGCTGGCCGTCGTCTGCATGTTGCTGCCGGCACAGGAATCGTTTGCCGCCGTATCGATGGCCGATCTCCAGCGCCAGGCGCAGCAGATGCGCGATCGCGAGGCGAAGCTCTGGCGTGATCGCGAGGTACAGCAGAATGCGGAGCTGCAGAAGCAACTGGCTGCAGCCGAGCAGGCGGTTCAGCGCCGGGCGCGTGCTGATGCACGCAGCAAGGCACTGGACACCGAATGGAACGCCAACGACCAGCGTATCCAGGACATGCAGGCGTTGCTGCACCAGTACCAGGGCAACCTGGGAGAATTGTTCGGTGTCACGCGGCAGGTAGCGGGCGATTCGGCATCGGTGCTGCATCAGTCGCTCCAGTCGCTGCAGTTCGCCACGTCGGAAGGCGAGGAAAGCCGCGAGGATTTGATGCGGCGGATCGCAGCGGCAAAGACGCTGCCATCGTTCGATGATCTGAGTCGCATGTGGTACGAACTGCAGCGCGAAATGACCGAGAGTGGCAAGGTCGTTCGCTTCAAGGGGCCGGTGCTGAAGCCGGACGCCGAGCAGCCCACCGAGGAAGAGATCGTTCGTGTCGGTCCCTATATTGCGGTGTCCGGCGGGAAATACCTCGCCTACGACCCGATGCGTGGGTATTTGAAGGAACTGAGTCCGCAGCTCGGCGGAGCCCGGGCGGCGATCGCGGCCAGACTCGAGAAGGCAACGGGCGGGTACGTGAAGGCGGTTGTCGATCCGGCACGTGGTCCACTGCTCGAGCTGGTGTCCGAGCGACCCGACCTGATCCAGCGTATCCAGAACGGTGAAGTGATCGGTTACCTGATCATATTCGTGGGTGTGCTGGGAGCGTTGCTGGCCCTGTTCCAGTATGTGTACCTGGTGATCACGCGGATGTCGGTTGTGGCGCAGTTGCGCAATCTCGCCAAGCCGACGCCAAACAATCCGCTCGGTCGCGTGCTGCTTGCGTTCCAGGGTGAAGGCAAGGCGGCAAATCCCGAAGTGGCCGAACTGGTGATGTCGGAAGCAGTGTTGCGCGAAATGCCTCGGCTGCTGCGATTCCAGGCGTTCGTTCGCCTGTGTATCGCCGCAGGCCCGCTGCTCGGTCTGGTGGGAACGGTGGTGGGGATGATCATCACGTTCCATGCGATCACGGCAACCGGATCCAGCGATCCGAAGCTGATGGCGCAAGGTATCGGCCAGGCAATGATCGCGACGGTACTCGGCCTGGGTATTGCGATTCCGCTGTTGTTCATCAACTTCGGCCTCACCGCGCTCTCGAACGGCGTTACCCAGGTTCTGGATGAGCAGGCCCAGGCGGTGCTTGCAGACGAATTGAAGAAACATCAGGGCTAG
- a CDS encoding enoyl-CoA hydratase/isomerase family protein: protein MPMIQQNMVEEGILELRMNRPDRLNALNEELIGDLSGIMRGLNRDRQVRVVVITGEGKGFCAGADLKAASGSGAIPGTEGMTQLGFVYKYQEYLAELMLAIHECDKPVIAAVNGAAVGGGLAIALASDVRIASEKARFGAVFIKTGLSACDVGTSWFLPRLVGASAAAELMLTGRVFGADEAMRMGLVSRVVAPEMLLESALETARAIRENSEYGVWMTKKGLWANVDAPSLRHAMELENRTQVLGYFTGCMEESMHAFQEGRPPRWRRL from the coding sequence ATGCCGATGATCCAGCAGAACATGGTCGAGGAAGGCATCCTCGAACTGCGCATGAACCGTCCGGATCGGTTGAATGCGCTGAACGAGGAATTGATCGGTGATCTGAGCGGGATCATGCGCGGACTGAACCGCGACCGGCAGGTACGTGTGGTGGTGATCACCGGAGAGGGCAAGGGCTTTTGTGCCGGCGCCGATCTGAAGGCGGCCTCGGGCTCAGGTGCAATCCCCGGTACCGAAGGAATGACGCAGCTCGGTTTTGTCTACAAGTATCAGGAATATCTGGCGGAACTGATGCTGGCGATTCACGAGTGCGACAAGCCGGTGATTGCCGCGGTGAACGGCGCTGCAGTTGGCGGCGGTCTTGCGATCGCGCTTGCAAGCGATGTGCGTATCGCGAGCGAGAAGGCTCGCTTCGGTGCCGTATTCATCAAGACCGGGCTTTCGGCATGCGATGTGGGCACGAGCTGGTTTTTGCCACGCCTCGTCGGTGCTTCGGCAGCCGCAGAGTTGATGCTGACCGGGCGTGTGTTCGGCGCCGATGAAGCGATGCGTATGGGGCTGGTTTCACGTGTGGTGGCTCCCGAGATGTTGCTCGAAAGTGCGCTGGAGACGGCACGGGCGATTCGTGAAAACAGCGAATACGGGGTCTGGATGACGAAGAAGGGACTCTGGGCGAATGTGGACGCGCCGAGTCTTCGACACGCCATGGAGCTTGAAAACCGCACCCAGGTGTTGGGCTACTTCACCGGCTGCATGGAGGAGTCGATGCATGCCTTCCAGGAAGGACGTCCCCCGCGCTGGCGCAGACTGTGA